Part of the Anopheles coluzzii chromosome 3, AcolN3, whole genome shotgun sequence genome is shown below.
TCAACtcaggaatcggaatcgattccagcatcggaatcggctccggagtcatctcaggaatcggcttcggagtCATTTcaggaatcggctccggagcaaggataatgtatttagaaggttgatttttatcgcttttgctgggtgacattgtgggggacatctgtcactctctgcatacaaattccATTACCCcacaccagccctccccgatttttatactgGAGCCACTGGAAGAgatatgtcaagtcgagaaatgtcattttgctctgaacaacttcaccttgtcatttatagcACCTTGCTCCGGAGTCATCTCAggatcggctccggaatcaactcaggaatcggctccggagtcatctCAGGaaacgactccggaatcaTCAcaggaatcggaatcgattccaacatcggaatcggctccggtgTCAACtcaggaatcggaatcgattgcagcatcgggtaggtccgattccgggCTCCCACCACTACTCACAAAAGAAAATGGCTACTACGATTACTCCAAACAGTTGGAAACGAAAattgataaatattttatttaattctcTATTCTCTGCTCTACCACCTCTATTGGGCGGTATTGGGTTACAagctaaaataaattaattgcgCCATAgcgaacaaacacaaacaagcaaacatcgtgttaacataaataaaacaggaACAGTGTGCGCAAAACGgtgcaaacaaatcaaaccgCGCCGTCGTCGCCTCATTTGCAAAACTTCTTGTGCTTCACGCGCACGTGCTTTTCGCGATCGCCCCGCTGCCGGAACTTGCGCTCACAGTGGTCACACTCGTACGGCTTCTCCCCCGTGTGTATGCGCTGGTGGTTCTTCAGTGCGTCGGCCCGGTAGAAGCGCCGATCGCAGTCCGGGCAGCCGTACCGCCGCTCGCCCCGATGGATCAGCCGGTGCTGATAGTAGACCGAGCCGGTCAGGAAACGCTTGTGGCACACGTTGCACTCGTACGGGCGCTCCCCGGTGTGGCACTTCCGGATGTGATCGCTCAGATCGGGCCGTATCGTGAACCGGCGCGAGCACCCGTCCCGATCGCAGGCGAACGGGCGCACTCCGTTGTGAAAGCGCAGATGCTGCCACAGATGGCTCGACTGGGTGTACGTTTTgccgcacttttcgcacagatATGGCCGCTCATTGCTCGACTCTTCTCCTTCCGGGCATTTCGGTGCTGccaactgttgctgctgctgctgctgctgcctctgcTTCGGTGGATTTCCGgccgatggtgatggtgccgCCATGGTTGGCGGTTTGTTTGTCACCGCCCCGCCGGGATGGCATTCGGCCCgatgcaccagcagcagctcgatgtgatcgcacacaaacacgcacagcTCGCAGGACACCCACAGCCCGCCGTAGCCGTCTGTTTGCCCCTTTGCCCGGGCCATTCGGCGGGGGAAGATGTGAATCTCGTCGTACCGGTGGGCGTACAGCTCGGGCAGCGTCGCAAACAGGGCCATGCACACGTTGCAGCAGTACTGCAGCTGCACGTTCTGGAAGTGGCACCCGATGAAGCTGCTCCCCTCCAGACACTCTGCCCGATGGGCCAGCACATCGGTCAGCGTCGGGAAGTG
Proteins encoded:
- the LOC120959788 gene encoding testis-specific zinc finger protein topi-like, which produces MSGNTLFSYWKFRRQAEETFRSSSRRLRQNIESLQCTLLQDFGTGIGAGGSVRLASYKKYTCDQCLRKFVHESGLARHVAKFHPDVSTNVEPPPEQQHPELPATVCSDSKPTPASEAYIDAVVKCRHSGAIFPSAEQYLCHAMRYKFWEQLFAAEPEERERPAVLLRRQFSIVAVHTVLRCEYCDACFSDCAGLFAHESQHSPTGGFWCTFCRLHFPTLTDVLAHRAECLEGSSFIGCHFQNVQLQYCCNVCMALFATLPELYAHRYDEIHIFPRRMARAKGQTDGYGGLWVSCELCVFVCDHIELLLVHRAECHPGGAVTNKPPTMAAPSPSAGNPPKQRQQQQQQQQLAAPKCPEGEESSNERPYLCEKCGKTYTQSSHLWQHLRFHNGVRPFACDRDGCSRRFTIRPDLSDHIRKCHTGERPYECNVCHKRFLTGSVYYQHRLIHRGERRYGCPDCDRRFYRADALKNHQRIHTGEKPYECDHCERKFRQRGDREKHVRVKHKKFCK